A DNA window from Piliocolobus tephrosceles isolate RC106 chromosome 9, ASM277652v3, whole genome shotgun sequence contains the following coding sequences:
- the FUT11 gene encoding alpha-(1,3)-fucosyltransferase 11 isoform X1, giving the protein MAAGPTGAVLALLGVLSVCAASGYGSVAEREAGGEVEWAEPWDGAVFRPPSALGAVGVTRSSGTPRPGREEAGDLPVLLWWSPGLFPHFPGDSERIECTRGACLASRNRRALRDSRTRALLFYGTDFRASAAPLPRLAHQSWALLHEESPLNNFLLSHGPGIRLFNLTSTFSRHSDYPLSLQWLPGTAYLRRPVPPLRERAEWRRRGYAPLLYLQSHCDVPADRDRYVRELMRHIPVDSYGKCLQNRELPTARLQDTATATTEDPELLAFLSRYKFHLALENAICNDYMTEKLWRPMHLGAVPVYRGSPSVRDWMPNNHSVILIDDFESPQKLAEFIDFLDKNDEEYMKYLAYKQPGGITNQFLLDSLKHREWGVNDPLLPNYLNGFECFVCDHELARLDAEKAHAASPGDSPVLEPHIAQPSHMDCPMPTPGFGNVEEIPENDSWKEMWLQDYWQGLDQGEALTAMIHNNETEQRKFWDYLHEIFMKRQHL; this is encoded by the exons ATGGCGGCCGGCCCCACTGGGGCGGTGCTGGCCCTCCTGGGGGTGCTCAGTGTCTGTGCAGCCAGCGGCTATGGGTCCGTGGCGGAGAGGGAGGCCGGCGGGGAGGTGGAGTGGGCGGAACCGTGGGATGGCGCGGTTTTCCGGCCGCCCTCGGCGCTGGGCGCAGTGGGGGTGACGCGCAGCTCCGGAACGCCgaggccagggagggaggaggctggggattTGCCGGTGCTGCTGTGGTGGAGCCCAGGGCtattcccccacttccctggagACTCGGAGCGCATCGAGTGTACGCGCGGCGCGTGCCTGGCGTCCCGGAACCGCCGAGCGCTGAGGGACTCGCGGACGCGCGCGCTGCTCTTCTACGGCACCGACTTCCGCGCGTCGGCCGCGCCGCTGCCGCGCCTGGCGCACCAGAGCTGGGCGCTCCTCCACGAGGAGTCGCCCCTCAACAACTTCTTGCTGAGCCACGGCCCGGGCATCCGTCTCTTCAATCTTACCTCCACATTCAGTCGCCACTCGGATTACCCGCTGTCGCTGCAGTGGCTGCCCGGGACCGCCTATCTGCGCCGCCCGGTGCCTCCGCTCCGGGAACGCGCGGAGTGGCGCCGCCGCGGCTACGCGCCGCTGCTCTATCTCCAGTCCCACTGCGACGTGCCTGCGGACCGGGACCGCTACGTGCGCGAGCTCATGCGCCACATCCCG GTAGACTCCTACGGGAAATGCCTGCAGAATCGGGAGCTGCCCACCGCGCGGCTACAGGACACAGCCACGGCCACCACCGAGGATCCAGAGCTCTTGGCTTTCTTGTCCCGCTATAAGTTCCACTTGGCCCTGGAGAATGCCATCTGTAACGACTACATGACAGAAAAACTGTGGCGTCCCATGCATCTGGGCGCTGTGCCCGTGTACCGCGGCTCTCCCTCTGTGAGGGACTGGATGCCGAACAATCACTCCGTCATCCTGATTGATGATTTTGAGTCTCCTCAGAAGCTGGCAGAGTTTATTGACTTTCTGGACAAGAATGATGAGGAATATATGAAATACCTGGCATACAAGCAACCTGGGGGCATCACCAACCAGTTCCTTCTGGATAGTTTGAAGCATCGGGAGTGGGGAGTGAATGATCCTTTGCTGCCTAACTACCTCAACGGCTTCGAGTGTTTCGTCTGTGACCACGAACTGGCTCGGCTGGATGCCGAGAAAGCCCACGCGGCCTCTCCCGGGGACAGCCCCGTCCTTGAGCCCCACATTGCCCAGCCCTCACACATGGACTGCCCAATGCCCACACCTGGCTTTGGCAACGTGGAAGAGATTCCTGAGAATGACAG TTGGAAAGAGATGTGGCTGCAAGATTATTGGCAAGGTCTGGACCAGGGGGAAGCTCTCACTGCCATGATCCACAACAATGAAACAGAGCAGAGGAAATTTTGGGATTACCTACATGAAATCTTCATGAAAAGGCAACATCTCTAA
- the FUT11 gene encoding alpha-(1,3)-fucosyltransferase 11 isoform X2, whose amino-acid sequence MAAGPTGAVLALLGVLSVCAASGYGSVAEREAGGEVEWAEPWDGAVFRPPSALGAVGVTRSSGTPRPGREEAGDLPVLLWWSPGLFPHFPGDSERIECTRGACLASRNRRALRDSRTRALLFYGTDFRASAAPLPRLAHQSWALLHEESPLNNFLLSHGPGIRLFNLTSTFSRHSDYPLSLQWLPGTAYLRRPVPPLRERAEWRRRGYAPLLYLQSHCDVPADRDRYVRELMRHIPVDSYGKCLQNRELPTARLQDTATATTEDPELLAFLSRYKFHLALENAICNDYMTEKLWRPMHLGAVPVYRGSPSVRDWMPNNHSVILIDDFESPQKLAEFIDFLDKNDEEYMKYLAYKQPGGITNQFLLDSLKHREWGVNDPLLPNYLNGFECFVCDHELARLDAEKAHAASPGDSPVLEPHIAQPSHMDCPMPTPGFGNVEEIPENDRCWMLLHFDAPSF is encoded by the exons ATGGCGGCCGGCCCCACTGGGGCGGTGCTGGCCCTCCTGGGGGTGCTCAGTGTCTGTGCAGCCAGCGGCTATGGGTCCGTGGCGGAGAGGGAGGCCGGCGGGGAGGTGGAGTGGGCGGAACCGTGGGATGGCGCGGTTTTCCGGCCGCCCTCGGCGCTGGGCGCAGTGGGGGTGACGCGCAGCTCCGGAACGCCgaggccagggagggaggaggctggggattTGCCGGTGCTGCTGTGGTGGAGCCCAGGGCtattcccccacttccctggagACTCGGAGCGCATCGAGTGTACGCGCGGCGCGTGCCTGGCGTCCCGGAACCGCCGAGCGCTGAGGGACTCGCGGACGCGCGCGCTGCTCTTCTACGGCACCGACTTCCGCGCGTCGGCCGCGCCGCTGCCGCGCCTGGCGCACCAGAGCTGGGCGCTCCTCCACGAGGAGTCGCCCCTCAACAACTTCTTGCTGAGCCACGGCCCGGGCATCCGTCTCTTCAATCTTACCTCCACATTCAGTCGCCACTCGGATTACCCGCTGTCGCTGCAGTGGCTGCCCGGGACCGCCTATCTGCGCCGCCCGGTGCCTCCGCTCCGGGAACGCGCGGAGTGGCGCCGCCGCGGCTACGCGCCGCTGCTCTATCTCCAGTCCCACTGCGACGTGCCTGCGGACCGGGACCGCTACGTGCGCGAGCTCATGCGCCACATCCCG GTAGACTCCTACGGGAAATGCCTGCAGAATCGGGAGCTGCCCACCGCGCGGCTACAGGACACAGCCACGGCCACCACCGAGGATCCAGAGCTCTTGGCTTTCTTGTCCCGCTATAAGTTCCACTTGGCCCTGGAGAATGCCATCTGTAACGACTACATGACAGAAAAACTGTGGCGTCCCATGCATCTGGGCGCTGTGCCCGTGTACCGCGGCTCTCCCTCTGTGAGGGACTGGATGCCGAACAATCACTCCGTCATCCTGATTGATGATTTTGAGTCTCCTCAGAAGCTGGCAGAGTTTATTGACTTTCTGGACAAGAATGATGAGGAATATATGAAATACCTGGCATACAAGCAACCTGGGGGCATCACCAACCAGTTCCTTCTGGATAGTTTGAAGCATCGGGAGTGGGGAGTGAATGATCCTTTGCTGCCTAACTACCTCAACGGCTTCGAGTGTTTCGTCTGTGACCACGAACTGGCTCGGCTGGATGCCGAGAAAGCCCACGCGGCCTCTCCCGGGGACAGCCCCGTCCTTGAGCCCCACATTGCCCAGCCCTCACACATGGACTGCCCAATGCCCACACCTGGCTTTGGCAACGTGGAAGAGATTCCTGAGAATGACAG ATGCTGGATGCTACTTCATTTTGATGCACCTTCATTTTGA
- the FUT11 gene encoding alpha-(1,3)-fucosyltransferase 11 isoform X3, giving the protein MAAGPTGAVLALLGVLSVCAASGYGSVAEREAGGEVEWAEPWDGAVFRPPSALGAVGVTRSSGTPRPGREEAGDLPVLLWWSPGLFPHFPGDSERIECTRGACLASRNRRALRDSRTRALLFYGTDFRASAAPLPRLAHQSWALLHEESPLNNFLLSHGPGIRLFNLTSTFSRHSDYPLSLQWLPGTAYLRRPVPPLRERAEWRRRGYAPLLYLQSHCDVPADRDRYVRELMRHIPVDSYGKCLQNRELPTARLQDTATATTEDPELLAFLSRYKFHLALENAICNDYMTEKLWRPMHLGAVPVYRGSPSVRDWMPNNHSVILIDDFESPQKLAEFIDFLDKNDEEYMKYLAYKQPGGITNQFLLDSLKHREWGVNDPLLPNYLNGFECFVCDHELARLDAEKAHAASPGDSPVLEPHIAQPSHMDCPMPTPGFGNVEEIPENDSSLVQVRDHRICLRFLWPHSEKGRTHNYAAVP; this is encoded by the exons ATGGCGGCCGGCCCCACTGGGGCGGTGCTGGCCCTCCTGGGGGTGCTCAGTGTCTGTGCAGCCAGCGGCTATGGGTCCGTGGCGGAGAGGGAGGCCGGCGGGGAGGTGGAGTGGGCGGAACCGTGGGATGGCGCGGTTTTCCGGCCGCCCTCGGCGCTGGGCGCAGTGGGGGTGACGCGCAGCTCCGGAACGCCgaggccagggagggaggaggctggggattTGCCGGTGCTGCTGTGGTGGAGCCCAGGGCtattcccccacttccctggagACTCGGAGCGCATCGAGTGTACGCGCGGCGCGTGCCTGGCGTCCCGGAACCGCCGAGCGCTGAGGGACTCGCGGACGCGCGCGCTGCTCTTCTACGGCACCGACTTCCGCGCGTCGGCCGCGCCGCTGCCGCGCCTGGCGCACCAGAGCTGGGCGCTCCTCCACGAGGAGTCGCCCCTCAACAACTTCTTGCTGAGCCACGGCCCGGGCATCCGTCTCTTCAATCTTACCTCCACATTCAGTCGCCACTCGGATTACCCGCTGTCGCTGCAGTGGCTGCCCGGGACCGCCTATCTGCGCCGCCCGGTGCCTCCGCTCCGGGAACGCGCGGAGTGGCGCCGCCGCGGCTACGCGCCGCTGCTCTATCTCCAGTCCCACTGCGACGTGCCTGCGGACCGGGACCGCTACGTGCGCGAGCTCATGCGCCACATCCCG GTAGACTCCTACGGGAAATGCCTGCAGAATCGGGAGCTGCCCACCGCGCGGCTACAGGACACAGCCACGGCCACCACCGAGGATCCAGAGCTCTTGGCTTTCTTGTCCCGCTATAAGTTCCACTTGGCCCTGGAGAATGCCATCTGTAACGACTACATGACAGAAAAACTGTGGCGTCCCATGCATCTGGGCGCTGTGCCCGTGTACCGCGGCTCTCCCTCTGTGAGGGACTGGATGCCGAACAATCACTCCGTCATCCTGATTGATGATTTTGAGTCTCCTCAGAAGCTGGCAGAGTTTATTGACTTTCTGGACAAGAATGATGAGGAATATATGAAATACCTGGCATACAAGCAACCTGGGGGCATCACCAACCAGTTCCTTCTGGATAGTTTGAAGCATCGGGAGTGGGGAGTGAATGATCCTTTGCTGCCTAACTACCTCAACGGCTTCGAGTGTTTCGTCTGTGACCACGAACTGGCTCGGCTGGATGCCGAGAAAGCCCACGCGGCCTCTCCCGGGGACAGCCCCGTCCTTGAGCCCCACATTGCCCAGCCCTCACACATGGACTGCCCAATGCCCACACCTGGCTTTGGCAACGTGGAAGAGATTCCTGAGAATGACAG CAGTCTTGTCCAAGTTAGAGACCACCGTATCTGCTTAAGATTTCTTTGGCCCCACTCAGAAAAAGGCAGGACTCATAACTATGCTGCAGTTCCATAA
- the CHCHD1 gene encoding coiled-coil-helix-coiled-coil-helix domain-containing protein 1, protein MATPSLRGRLARFGNPRKPVLKPNKPLILANRVGERRREKGEATCITEMAVMMACWKQNEFRDDACRKEIQGFLDCAARAQEAQKMRSIRESGSLPPNKLNKLLQRFPNKPHLS, encoded by the exons ATGGCTACACCCAGCCTGCGGGGTCGCCTGGCGCGGTTTGGGAACCCTCGGAAGCCTGTGTTGAAGCCCAATAAACCTCTCATTCTAGCTAACCGCGTCGGGGAGCGTCGCCGGGAGAAGGGCG AGGCGACTTGCATCACGGAGATGGCGGTGATGATGGCTTGCTGGAAGCAGAATGAATTCCGCGACGATGCGTGCAGAAAAGAAATCCAGGGCTTCCTCGATTGTGCCGCGAGGGCTCAG GAAGCCCAAAAGATGAGATCAATACGAGAGTCTGGGAGTTTACCTccaaataaattgaataaattgTTACAGAGGTTTCCTAACAAACCTCACCTCAGCTGA